One Hevea brasiliensis isolate MT/VB/25A 57/8 chromosome 6, ASM3005281v1, whole genome shotgun sequence genomic window, ATGATCTAATTAATGTAATAATCTAAATGAGCTACTTTTGTCTTTGATggttttaaatttgattaattttggtTTGTTTGAAAGAGGTCATATGAATTGATAAACCTATAAATGAATGATCAAAGATAAGCCCACCATTAATTAATGAATTTCTATTCAATTGtgctaaaattattttaatgattacaaaattttaatttaaagctttaattaaaattaaataaaaaaatactaaATTCTATTTAATCATAAGCTTTTTCATTTATAGTGAAAACAATTTAGCTGACAAGATAGTTTAAAATTTATAAGCGTGCaagataataattatattaattaggaTGTGCTCCTAActtttaaatcaaataattataaaaatatgctATACTGAATATAGTTTCgtctttaattataatataattaaaaaaaatgagagaTTGTCTTACTaaaataagaattaaaattatattatttaatttaaaataaatataataattgaaaattgaaatttataataaaaattggaATAAACAATAtttgaaaattgtaaataattattGGAATCTTTCAAAATAGTCTCATTAAACAAAGTTCTTTAATTGGTTTTATATTGCAATTTGGCTACCTAAACTATAGTGTTAACTCATTTGCTAAAATTAGGAGTGGCAGTGAAGTAAATTGGATTGGAATCTATGATTTTAGTTTAAAGAATAGAATTTAGAATCGAAATTATTTACATGAGTAACTCATACACTGACAAAATGATTAATTACCATAAATCTAAGCCTCACGTCTACGACACAGAGAGACCGGGAAATCCTCATTGGTCCACATGTAAGGCTGTTCTCAGCCGTTTAACCAATTGTTTACCTGCACGTTTCCACGTCACAAGGAATTTCCTTATTGCCGAAGACTATTCGTGATTCTGACTGGTGAACCTCCTTAAGAGCCACTGTGATCTTGACACGTGTATTTAAGAGAGACTATTTAAACATGATTAAACAAATTTTGAGGTAAAAAAGGGACTTTGCGGGTAGATTCGTGTGTTTATTTACACGTGCGAAACACGTGATCATAATTCCAGATCCGCCGCCTTTTTTCAGGGCAATAATTTTTTACGTGACGTCCCACCGTTTAGCAGATCACACCACAGTCATTTACCACGTGTCCCACTCGTATGGCCCACCCTACACTTTCCGACCAGCTCACTAGTCCCGCGTACATAAACAGATCACACGCATGCGGCCTTGGCCCACCGGCAATACCCGGTCATCTACAGTCCAAGTTGACTGCTGACTGCAAAAGTTCGACCCAAACCTAGGATTTTCTTTCTGTACAACTGGTAGTAGCCGGTATTGTCCATGGAAATCGTGCCAGTTTCTTATCCTGCGCTCTCTTTTTCCTCTCCATATAAAGCCCCTCTCGCTGGCTCAATCGAGTTCATAATCTCCATATCCACCTCTGCTTGCTTTTCAAGCTTAGCCTCTGTTTCCCTTTTATCCACAGTTGCACCGTTCAGGTTATGGTCTCTGCTGATCACCGGAAACCTGAGAGCCGTCGCTTCTTCCCAGCTCTCGGTTTCCCCCGCCTCCGTTTCTTCCGTTACCGCCGTTTGAGGTAATTGACAACTCAAAGCCCGCAAAAAGAAGCAGAgaggaattttattttattttttcatagacGATTTTTTTTTTGCGATATACTTTATTGATATAAGATGCCGACAACACCGAAGAGTAACCGTAAAGGACAGGATTCGGAGAAGAGCAGGAAGAACAGGCTGACAGAGAAGGCGTCGTCGTTTCACGGGAGGATCCCGGTGGATGTGCCGAAGCCGAGGATTCATCGTCCAAATACGCTACCTGATTTGCTTGGAGGCCGGAGGACGGCTGGAGTGAGCACAGAGGCGCGTCCAAAGTTGACGAAGCTGCTATTAAACGTGACGATTCAAGGAAGTGTCGGTGCCGTACAGATTTTGATGTCGCCGGAATCCACGGTTAGCGATCTGATCGCTTTTGCTATCCGGCAATACACGAAGGAAGGCCGCCGTCCGATTGTTTCAGCCGATCCCTCCAAATTCGACCTCCATTACTCGCAATTCAGCTTAGAAAGTAAGATCATCAATCATGATTTTTCTGATCAATTTTTTCCCACAATAAAAGAAGTGAAACATGTAAAGTGGAGATTCATTGAGATTGAGACTTGTTTTTTCCCGTTTTGGTGAGCAGGTTTGGACAGAGAAGGGAAGCTCATGGAGTTGGGTTCGAGGAACTTCTTCCTTTGCTCCAAAAAGTCGGTGGTTGACAGTGGAAATGAGATAGGAAGTTCTTCAAGCGGCAGCGGCGTAACGACAACGGCGTCGCCTTCATCTTGCTCAAAAGAAGTTGAAAAGGCTGCTAAAAGTGTCTTTCCTTGGTTAAAATTCATGGATTTCATGCTGTAACTAGCAGCGGGTggttattattattgtttttttCCCCCTTGTCACTCTATTTTTATCAAAGTATCAGTGTATAAAGTAGG contains:
- the LOC110644202 gene encoding uncharacterized protein At4g22758, with product MPTTPKSNRKGQDSEKSRKNRLTEKASSFHGRIPVDVPKPRIHRPNTLPDLLGGRRTAGVSTEARPKLTKLLLNVTIQGSVGAVQILMSPESTVSDLIAFAIRQYTKEGRRPIVSADPSKFDLHYSQFSLESLDREGKLMELGSRNFFLCSKKSVVDSGNEIGSSSSGSGVTTTASPSSCSKEVEKAAKSVFPWLKFMDFML